CTTGTTAAAGTTATAACATTAATCTACATATAGGataatcatatttattcttTGCTGCTTTTAGTGGGTCCCATctatcttttaaatatattgaccATGAGAATTCTAGTAAAATTCCTACGCATACCAATAACTTTTTAACCAAGTTAAAACTGCTATAATaggtcatttatttttcaacataaacacacaaacttagattcatcatcatcatcatcaatccGTCTcagtccacagctggacataggctctAGATATACGTCTCCAATTCCTGCCCGCTGCCTTACGAATATCATCAACCAtagattaaaaacgaaaaattttaAACCTCAACTTGTCAATTCATATTTTGACGTTTACGTCATTACCATTTTAGCACATACCATGTAAGAATGTATAAGAATGATTtggaaaaatatctaaattaaatgattatatcTACCAATAGGTTTTCAAAGGCCTATTGTCCTTGGACAGAGGTCGCTTAGGGTACAAAGATATGAGGAAGGGTTTTTAGATGTCGCTTTTAAAATCCCCCTTTATATTGTGGGTATGAGCCAGTATGAGGGCTGAAGTGGTTCTGGTGTTGTTGGTCGACGTGGTCTGGGAGGCGTGCCAGGGTTACTATGAGATGGACTACAGTCAGAACGAAGATACAGACTTCTATGACACCTACGACAGTGGTTAGTAATGTGTGTCTTTTATCTGCTCACCTTTATAATTCAAGAGGTAAACATTCTTGATGCAACTACTTATGCAATCacataatacttataaataactttaatagatataggaaagaaatatattattgtaactttCGTTATtggtttcataattatttattgaatattgatcgcctgactagtttcggacccaactggagttcTCAATCATGAGCTCTTCGGGTTGACTCGTGACCCCAGATGAGTAAACactcatgaaataaataaaataaacgacttttatatttgattgggatttttattgttgtttagcCATTGAATTTTTAACGTGTTTCTTAACTGTTTACTTAACTCTTAACACTTAACGTGTTTCtgtgtattttactttaaacataGATACAGGTATCTAATATTTATCTGCTCGTATATTATGCGGCCGTCTTTGGTatcacaaaatatgttttttacgaTATTCGGTAGCGGGGTACCCAAGATGGAAAGGTAAAATATTAgtgaagttattattttttccatcATGAAACAGGTTTTATTTGAACCTAGTTTTTTTCATGCAGATATAGGCACAACTTCTTTGCTCACTACCACGGAGACAGAATCAGATGTCCCCGCCAGGATACGAAGGTTCAAGCCGCCGGATTCGACAAGCAACTCAGAAGAACAAGCTAGCAATGGTAAGCATGGATCTATACCTTAGGCCTTCACACGTCACACCAAACTTATACACAGCGTCGAACGTAAGAAAATGTTTAGGTTAGAACTTTTTAGTTGAATTTGTTACAGCTGATGTAATTCTGTTgccaaaaataacaataaatagtttagtaGAGGAATGGGCAACATTTAAGCCATAATTTTGAAAGTGGGTAactttgatttgtttttcttgaccCTCTGTGTCGCAAgtttgactcgcacttgaccggttttttttattcgaatctAACCGACCAAGCACGATTTGCAAGGACTGGGActaaaaataacgtgttaaatTAAGTTTCCACTAAGACTCACAGCGAAAACCTGCTCAGATCTTTTTTCTAGTCAGACAGGCCGCGTTTCAGCTGCAACccaactgcaaattgcagttGACTCGACTGCATTAAACTGCAAACCAAACGTGCAGTCCGATTGCACGCCGACTGCAAATTTGACTGCTCTTTTGTTTTGCAGTTTAGGGTCTTAGTTATCAGCCTTCGCATGCCTTGTTCCCTAATCACCCACCCCTGGTCAAAAATTACTCAGTTGGTTGTTATTTTAGATTTCGCTCCCATCACTCCCACCCTGTCCGTCAATATCAGAGTTGATAGTTACAAGGAGTCACGGTTACAAAGACAATGACATTAGAAGTCTTGGACCGGAAGAAATCGAAGAAATTAAAGGGTATGTATAGATGAAAAACGAAAgtgacagcgtgctatgttgtggagtttgttgcggccgtttcttcttcacagccaGAGCACATAGGAAGCGgaaagggtgggcgatacgggatGATGTCTACATATGAAtatttgacgttcaaaaagtgctaaAATCGGTTTAAC
This is a stretch of genomic DNA from Trichoplusia ni isolate ovarian cell line Hi5 unplaced genomic scaffold, tn1 tig00003992, whole genome shotgun sequence. It encodes these proteins:
- the LOC113508156 gene encoding uncharacterized protein LOC113508156, coding for MRAEVVLVLLVDVVWEACQGYYEMDYSQNEDTDFYDTYDSDIGTTSLLTTTETESDVPARIRRFKPPDSTSNSEEQASNDFAPITPTLSVNIRVDSYKESRLQRQ